In Phacochoerus africanus isolate WHEZ1 chromosome 14, ROS_Pafr_v1, whole genome shotgun sequence, one genomic interval encodes:
- the RSAD1 gene encoding radical S-adenosyl methionine domain-containing protein 1, mitochondrial isoform X1: MALPGARARGWVRAANVAQRRRLSEDAGGTPSPAPGSQRAALYVHWPYCEKRCSYCNFNKYIPRGVDEAAMRRCLVTEAQTLLRLSGVRRVESVFFGGGTPSLASPRTVAAVLEAVAQATHLPADSEVTLEANPTSAPGSRLAAFRAAGVNRLSIGLQSLDDAELQLLGRTHSAGDALRTLAEARRLFPGRVSVDLLLGLPAQQVGPWLRQLQELLRRCDDHISLYQLTLERGTALFAQVQQGALPAPDPELAAEMYQQGRAVLREAGFRQYEVSNFARNGALSTHNWTYWQCGQYLGVGPGAHGRFIPQGAGGHTREARIQTLEPDNWMKEVMLFGHGTRRRIRLGELELLEEVLAMGLRTDVGLTHQHWQQFEHQLTLWDVFGASEEVKVLLEQCLLLLDHRGLRCSWEGLAVLDSLLPTLLSRLQEAWQQRPSSPVPGG; the protein is encoded by the exons ATGGCGCTCCCCGGGGCTCGGGCCCGGGGCTGGGTGAGGGCCGCCAATGTGGCCCAGAGACGCCGTCTCTCGGAGGACGCAGGAGGAACCCCGAGTCCGGCGCCCGGGAGCCAGCGCGCCGCGCTTTACGTCCAC TGGCCCTACTGTGAGAAGCGCTGCAGTTATTGCAACTTCAACAAGTACATCCCTCGCGGAGTGGACGAGGCTGCTATGAGACGCTGTCTGGTGACGGAGGCTCAGACGCTTTTGCGGCTCAGTGGGGTGCGGCG GGTGGAGTCTGTGTTCTTTGGTGGGGGTACCCCCAGTCTAGCCAGCCCCCGTACTGTGGCAGCTGTCCTGGAGGCAGTGGCCCAGGCAACCCATCTGCCTGCAGACTCTGAAGTTACATTGGAGGCCAACCCTACCTCGGCGCCAGGCTCCAGGCTGGCAGCATTCCGGGCAGCAGGAGTCAACAGGTTGTCCATTGGCCTCCAG TCCTTAGATGACGCAGAGCTCCAGCTTCTGGGGAGGACACACTCGGCTGGTGATGCTCTGCGGACGCTGGCGGAGGCCCGGCGCCTGTTCCCGGGGCGTGTATCTGTGGACCTGCTGCTGGGGCTGCCGGCGCAGCAGGTGGGGCCATGGCTTCGGCAGCTGCAGGAACTGCTGCGCCGCTGTGATGACCACATCTCCCTCTACCAGCTGACCCTGGAGCGGGGCACTGCACTCTTCGCCCAGGTGCAGCAGGGTGCCCTTCCTGCCCCTGACCCTGAACTTGCTGCTGAGATGTACCAGCAGGGTCGGGCAGTCCTTCGGGAGGCCGGCTTCCGCCAGTACGAGGTCTCCAACTTCGCCCGGAAT ggGGCGCTTAGTACCCACAACTGGACTTACTGGCAGTGCGGTCAGTACCTTGGCGTTGGGCCTG GGGCCCATGGGCGATTTATACCCCAGGGGGCCGGGGGCCACACCCGAGAGGCTCGGATCCAGACCCTGGAGCCGGACAACTGGATGAAGGAGGTGATGCTGTTCGGTCACGGCACCCGGAGGCGCATCCGCCTGGGCGAGCTGGAGCT GCTGGAGGAGGTTTTGGCCATGGGGCTACGCACAGATGTGGGGCTCACTCACCAG CACTGGCAGCAGTTTGAGCACCAGCTGACCCTGTGGGATGTATTTGGAGCCAGTGAGGAGGTGAAGGTGCTGCTGGAGCAATGCCTTTTGCTGCTGGATCACAG GGGTCTTCGGTGTTCCTGGGAGGGGCTGGCCGTGCTGGACTCTCTGTTGCCCACCCTTCTCTCTCGGCTCCAAGAGGCCTGGCAGCAGAGACCCTCCTCCCCTGTGCCAGGAGGATAA
- the RSAD1 gene encoding radical S-adenosyl methionine domain-containing protein 1, mitochondrial isoform X2, whose product MWPRDAVSRRTQEEPRVRRPGASAPRFTSTVESVFFGGGTPSLASPRTVAAVLEAVAQATHLPADSEVTLEANPTSAPGSRLAAFRAAGVNRLSIGLQSLDDAELQLLGRTHSAGDALRTLAEARRLFPGRVSVDLLLGLPAQQVGPWLRQLQELLRRCDDHISLYQLTLERGTALFAQVQQGALPAPDPELAAEMYQQGRAVLREAGFRQYEVSNFARNGALSTHNWTYWQCGQYLGVGPGAHGRFIPQGAGGHTREARIQTLEPDNWMKEVMLFGHGTRRRIRLGELELLEEVLAMGLRTDVGLTHQHWQQFEHQLTLWDVFGASEEVKVLLEQCLLLLDHRGLRCSWEGLAVLDSLLPTLLSRLQEAWQQRPSSPVPGG is encoded by the exons ATGTGGCCCAGAGACGCCGTCTCTCGGAGGACGCAGGAGGAACCCCGAGTCCGGCGCCCGGGAGCCAGCGCGCCGCGCTTTACGTCCAC GGTGGAGTCTGTGTTCTTTGGTGGGGGTACCCCCAGTCTAGCCAGCCCCCGTACTGTGGCAGCTGTCCTGGAGGCAGTGGCCCAGGCAACCCATCTGCCTGCAGACTCTGAAGTTACATTGGAGGCCAACCCTACCTCGGCGCCAGGCTCCAGGCTGGCAGCATTCCGGGCAGCAGGAGTCAACAGGTTGTCCATTGGCCTCCAG TCCTTAGATGACGCAGAGCTCCAGCTTCTGGGGAGGACACACTCGGCTGGTGATGCTCTGCGGACGCTGGCGGAGGCCCGGCGCCTGTTCCCGGGGCGTGTATCTGTGGACCTGCTGCTGGGGCTGCCGGCGCAGCAGGTGGGGCCATGGCTTCGGCAGCTGCAGGAACTGCTGCGCCGCTGTGATGACCACATCTCCCTCTACCAGCTGACCCTGGAGCGGGGCACTGCACTCTTCGCCCAGGTGCAGCAGGGTGCCCTTCCTGCCCCTGACCCTGAACTTGCTGCTGAGATGTACCAGCAGGGTCGGGCAGTCCTTCGGGAGGCCGGCTTCCGCCAGTACGAGGTCTCCAACTTCGCCCGGAAT ggGGCGCTTAGTACCCACAACTGGACTTACTGGCAGTGCGGTCAGTACCTTGGCGTTGGGCCTG GGGCCCATGGGCGATTTATACCCCAGGGGGCCGGGGGCCACACCCGAGAGGCTCGGATCCAGACCCTGGAGCCGGACAACTGGATGAAGGAGGTGATGCTGTTCGGTCACGGCACCCGGAGGCGCATCCGCCTGGGCGAGCTGGAGCT GCTGGAGGAGGTTTTGGCCATGGGGCTACGCACAGATGTGGGGCTCACTCACCAG CACTGGCAGCAGTTTGAGCACCAGCTGACCCTGTGGGATGTATTTGGAGCCAGTGAGGAGGTGAAGGTGCTGCTGGAGCAATGCCTTTTGCTGCTGGATCACAG GGGTCTTCGGTGTTCCTGGGAGGGGCTGGCCGTGCTGGACTCTCTGTTGCCCACCCTTCTCTCTCGGCTCCAAGAGGCCTGGCAGCAGAGACCCTCCTCCCCTGTGCCAGGAGGATAA